The Nostoc sp. 'Lobaria pulmonaria (5183) cyanobiont' DNA window GTTCGGCGCTGGGTGCTTTAGTTAAAACGTTTTGCGGGATGATTTCATTATGGCGATTTAACCAATGGCAAAGTGAATACACACGGGTTTTAGGTACATCTGCAATCACTGCTAACCCGCCATTCATATCGCCGTAGAGTGTACAGTAACCAACTGCCATTTCTGACTTGTTACCGGTAGATAGGAGAAGATAGCCAAATTTATTAGCGATCGCCATTAATAAATTACCGCGAATCCGAGATTGGATATTCTCTTCAGCCAGTCCAAACTCTGTACCTGCAAACAAATTATCTAAAGTACGATCGAAGCCTTGCATTAACTCGCCAATTGGTAAAAGATTAGTCTTAATCCCCAAATTTTCGGCTAATGCCACAGCATCGCTAATGGAATGCTCCGAACTATAAGGGGAAGGCATGAGAACACCGAGGACATTTTCTTTACCAAGTGCAGCCGTGGCGATCGCAGCTACTATTGCGGAGTCAATCCCACCACTTAGACCCAAAACTACTTTAGAAAAGCGACACTTGCGAGCGTAATCTCGCACTCCCAAAACTAAAGCTTGCCAAATTTCTTCATCTTCCGATTCATATATAGGTTCTACAGAACCCAACTGCAAATCACGTTGCACCTCGTCAAATTCAACTACTAATAAATCGGTGTCAAAACCACGGGCGCGAGATATGATTTCACCTTGACGATTTAAAGCAAAACTACGCCCATCAAAAATTAGGTCATCATTTCCCCCAACCTGATTAGCGTAAATCATCGGTTGTTGAAAACGTATTGCACTATGCCTGAGCATTATTTCGCGGAACTGCTGCTTACCAGCCGTGTAGGGCGAAGCAGACAAATTTACAGTCAAATCTACACCCAAAATTGCTAAGTCAGCAATCGGATTTACTGTATAACTACGTTTGCCCCAAAATTCCTCATCGTTCCATAAATCTTCGCAAATAGTTACGCCAATATGGATATCATCGAGAGTGAAATAATTAGCTTGCAAACCTTCTTCAAAATAGCGACGTTCATCAAATACATCATAAGTAGGCAAAAGTCGCTTGTGAAAAACTTGCTTAACCTTGCCATTTTCTAACAAAGCAATGCTGTTAAATAAGCTTTTACCACCACTAATATGTGCTTTAACATTCGGTTCAACAGTTCCTACCAACACAGCTAAATTTGGTGGTAAATCCTGAGCCAAGTTTTGTAAAGTGATGCCCATCCCTTCCACAAAACTAGGATTTAGTAATAAATCTCTTGGTGGATAGCCACACAAAGAAAGTTCTGGTGTTAACAACAAACGCGCACCGCTAGATGCTGCTTGTTGTGCCGCTTCCAGGATTTTTTGGGCATTTAAAAGCAAGTCACCGATAGTAGGATTAATTTGAGCGATCGCAATTTTCATTTTGTTTGTCATTTGTCATTGGTCATTGATCATTTGTCAAGAGTCATTGGTAAATGCTCAAATAACTTATTCTGGACTTTGGGTAACAATTGATTAAATAAACACCAAAGGTTTATCTTTTAAGGGAGCAAAAGCTTCGGCGTCAAACTTATACAAACTAGCCGGACGGCCAGCACCCCGTGATACCTTAATTCCGGTATCGCATAAAAAACCTAACTTGAGTAGACGCGCTCGAAAATTAGAATAATCGGAAAAGTTATCACCTAAAACTGTGGCGTATAACTGATATAAATCATTCAAGGTGAACATTTCTGGCAAGACTTCAAAAGCGACTGGGCTATACTCTAATTTATTTCGCAACCGCCTGTGTCCATAAGCCAAAATTTCATTATGGTCAAAAGCTAATTGTGGCACTTGTTTGACTGGATACCAAGCTATACCAGTCATGCGATCGGCAATTAATTTGGCTTCTTCAAATCGCACTAAGGCAAAGTAACTAACTGATAAATAACGCACACCATAACTATCAGTTGCTTCCCGGGGATCACGATTCGGCCCGCCAAATGTATACAGTTGTTCTAAGTAGAGATTGTTGACCTTAATTTTCTCTGCCATAATGCGATAGGCGGCATCTTCTAAAGACTCTCCTGGACGTACCAAAGTACCAGGAAGACTCCAATGATTTAAAAATGGTTTTTGCTGTCGCATTACTAGTAGAACTAACAGCCGATTTTGTACAGTATCTACAGAAAAAATTACATTATCAACACCAACCTTGAAATCGGCCAAAGGTTGTTGGTTTAACGGAGTTGGTATCTTTTTTTGGGAACGTCCTGGCATTCGTACAAATGCTCTTGATTAATATAGGCAACTACAGGGGCTGTGAGGGCTTGGGGATCTCCATGTTCGCGGTACGCTGTTGAGGAAACATCTAGACCGGTCAGACTAGCGATCGCAATCTTCCCTCCTAGCTTTTGCACTACCTCTGAACTAGACTCATCTATTGCATATCCCGGTCGCGGTACAATCAGTAGTTGCACTTCCTGTAACAAATCTTCAATGCGATACCAACGTGGTAACTGAGTCAGTAAATCTGAACCAACGATCAACGTTAATTCAGCGTCTTCACCCCAAATAAGCTTTGCTTTTTCTACTGTTTCCAGTGTTCTGAAGCTGCTTAATTCTTGTTCCAAAGCAATATTGTGCCGTGGCGCGTCTATATCCGCAATCAACAGTCGCAACATTGCCGCCCGATGCTCTAAGGGTGTTTGATGGGACTTAAATGGATTATCCGCTGCCCAAACCGCTACCCAATCATAACGCTCAGACAACCAACTCAGAATTTTTTGATGTCCAGCAGTTGGTGGATCGGCACTAGTACCAAACAAAGCAATTCTCATCATCTTACTTTGCGTCCTTCTCTACGAGACGCTGCGCGAATGCGTCCTTGGCGGTAGCCTGCGGCAAGCCGCTGGCGCGTCTACGTTTCTTAGTTTCTTCAGTCAACACCCGTAACCCCTCAGAAATCTCCACTTCTACAGCTACAGGATGATCCAAACGCCGTGTCTGTTGTGGCAAACTGGCAACTGAGGCGGCGGTACGCTGACGAATTGTTGCCAAAGACTCTAACGGTTGTACCCGTTCACCTTTTTGTACTACCAACTGCAACAAAGGTTTTTCGTCCAAAGTACTTTCATCTAAAAGTCCCAATCTGTCTGCTTTTACCTTACCTCCTGTAAACGAGCGAAAAATCTGCTTGCGCCCTGGATAAGTAACCTTACCACTCGACTGCTTCATCACTGGGATGCCATCAATGTCTACAAGTTTATAAACTCCATTGACAGGCGAACCTGTAACTAGTCGCGTTCCCAGTCCGTAACCATCAATCTCAGCCCCAGCAGCTTTTAATCTGGCAATTTCCCACTCATCCAAGTCGCCACTGGCAAAAATTGGCACACCGGGAAGGAGCGATCGCACCTGTTTTGATAAGGTAACTAAATCTCCTGAGTCCAATCTCACTCCTGTTAATTGCATTTCCCCGGAATTTACTTTTTCGGCCAAGCGTTGGGCAGCAGCAACGGTATCGTAAGTATCAATCAGCAATGGCGCACCCGGAAAATATCGATGAAATGCACTAAAAGCTTGTTCTTCAGTGCCTTCTATTGCTGACAATGCCATCACTAAGGCGTGTGCCATCGTACCACTTGGTTTTTGTCCCAGTTGTAGCGCTGCTAACACATTGGAAGTGGAATCTAACCCACCTGCCAACGCCGCCCGCGCCGCCCACAAAGACCCTTGGGGACTAAATGCTCGTCTGGTGCCAAATTCTAAAAGTGTTGCTGATTCCCCCGCTACATCCCGCAACCGTGCTGCTTTTGTGGCAATTAAAGTCTGGTAATTAATCGTATTCAGCAGGTAAGTTTCCACTAGTTGCGCTTGCCAAAGCGGTGCTTCCACCCGCAACAGTGGTTGATTGGCAAACACAGCCGTCCCTTCCGGTACTGCCCAAACATCACCCGTGAACTTTCCCTCAGCTAAAAGTGACCAAAAGCGATCGCCTGCGTGAGCAAAAATTCCTGTTGCCTGTAATGCCGCAATTTGCGACGGACTAAAGCGGATTTTGGCTAAATATTCCAATGCCTGCGTCAGCCCCATTGCAATTAAATAACCAAAACCCTCTGGCAATCGTCTGACAGACAATTCAAAGCTTGCCCGTCGTTGTTCTATACCCTCGCCTGTATAACAAGCTGCCATCGTCAACTGGTAAAGATCGGTCAGCAAGCTGTAGTCATCGGCAGAAAGGTTCAATTCCTGGTTCTGCTGTTTATGTACATAGTCCAAATCTGGCAAAGTTGTCATCCAAGAGCTTCCTTACAAGATGCTTCCTCTATTTATGGTAATATTTACCATAAATAATGTCAACTCCAGGCAAGTATATTTTCTGGGATTGCCGTATAACAGTAGATTCACCAGGAACTTAATACTAACTTTATAAAATACTTCATATTTTTTAATAGTAATAGCTAGCAATAATGTTAATCCGATAAGACGGCTAATGAAAAGAAACAATATCCTGTCAGAGAAAGTTTGTTTGCTAGCTTCGTTCCCAGACAGGGATTAGAGAAATAACTATGTTACAATTAGAATCGAAGATAAAAGTTTGACTTTTTTACAAGCTAAAGTATTGCAAAGTTATCTGAATAAGCATTGCATATATTCTCAATATATTGAGAATAAGAACCAGCCTTGAATATTAGGATTACAGTATAGGTATCACTATTAAAGCGACTCGAAAATAAGGAGTCAAATATTATGGCTATTTCCAAAATCATTGCGAACATAACTGAGTATATTTCTGAAGCTGCAATGAGGATTTTTGGCCCTACGGATGATGCTTATCCTATTATTGGGGTACAACCTTTTACAGGTGAGCCTTATGATAAGCGTACAGCCGATACTTGGTAGATACTGAATATATAGCGCTTGTGTGTTGAGTCCAATAGAGACCTAGCCCCAACCCCTTCCCTGGTAGGGAAGGGGAGCAAAAGTCAAAGCCTCTGACGCCACTTGCTTTATTTTTGCCAACATATATTAGTGGACTGGCTCTCTAGAAATTACTCACTATTTAGAACGTTCAAACACTACTGAAAGATTATTTGCTGGCATTTGGTAAGTCTGTTTCAAGGTAAGATTTTGGGCGCTAGCTACTGCTACAACATCATCCAAGTTACGTACACCCCACTCTGGGTTTTGGGCGCGTAAGGATTTGTCAAAAGCTGCATTACTCCCTGCTGTATGTTCTCCACCTTGTTTAAAAGGCCCATATAAATAAAGGATACCTCCTGCTGGTAAGATCCGACCTGCCCCTGCCATCAGTCCTAGACAGGCTAACCACGGTGAAATGTGAATCATATTGATGTTGACGAGCGCGACAATTGGCTCCTTATTAAGCCAATCAAATCCAGGATTTTCCACTGCCCAAACTGGTTCTCTGACATCAAGTTCAAGCGGTGGATAAATATTATCACAGCTAAAGTGTTCAGCCCATGCAGTAATGCTGGCTCGTAATTGTGGATTTGCATCTGTTGGCAGCCACAGACGAGGACTTAGCTTGGGGGCAAAAAATACTGCATGTTCGCCAGTACCACTTGCTATTTCCAATATCGTGCCACTTTTTGGCAACACTTGTAAAAGTACTTCTATAATTGGTTCGCTATTGCGCTGGGTTGCTGGTGCGTATTGTCGTGCATCTTGTGGTGTCATCGGTATTGTTATATTTTAAAATTAGCGTAATGGCTAATAAATTCATCAACGGTTAGAACTTTTGGGGCTGATTGAACCATTGTGATTATTCCTGATGATTTGGTACGAGCCAGTAAGGTAAGGCGTTATAGCGATGAATTCTGCTCAATATAAGAGCG harbors:
- a CDS encoding nicotinate-nucleotide adenylyltransferase, translating into MRIALFGTSADPPTAGHQKILSWLSERYDWVAVWAADNPFKSHQTPLEHRAAMLRLLIADIDAPRHNIALEQELSSFRTLETVEKAKLIWGEDAELTLIVGSDLLTQLPRWYRIEDLLQEVQLLIVPRPGYAIDESSSEVVQKLGGKIAIASLTGLDVSSTAYREHGDPQALTAPVVAYINQEHLYECQDVPKKRYQLR
- a CDS encoding nicotinate phosphoribosyltransferase, encoding MAISKIIANITEYISEAAMRIFGPTDDAYPIIGVQPFTGEPYDKRTADTW
- a CDS encoding NUDIX hydrolase, yielding MPGRSQKKIPTPLNQQPLADFKVGVDNVIFSVDTVQNRLLVLLVMRQQKPFLNHWSLPGTLVRPGESLEDAAYRIMAEKIKVNNLYLEQLYTFGGPNRDPREATDSYGVRYLSVSYFALVRFEEAKLIADRMTGIAWYPVKQVPQLAFDHNEILAYGHRRLRNKLEYSPVAFEVLPEMFTLNDLYQLYATVLGDNFSDYSNFRARLLKLGFLCDTGIKVSRGAGRPASLYKFDAEAFAPLKDKPLVFI
- a CDS encoding DUF938 domain-containing protein encodes the protein MTPQDARQYAPATQRNSEPIIEVLLQVLPKSGTILEIASGTGEHAVFFAPKLSPRLWLPTDANPQLRASITAWAEHFSCDNIYPPLELDVREPVWAVENPGFDWLNKEPIVALVNINMIHISPWLACLGLMAGAGRILPAGGILYLYGPFKQGGEHTAGSNAAFDKSLRAQNPEWGVRNLDDVVAVASAQNLTLKQTYQMPANNLSVVFERSK
- a CDS encoding NAD+ synthase, producing the protein MKIAIAQINPTIGDLLLNAQKILEAAQQAASSGARLLLTPELSLCGYPPRDLLLNPSFVEGMGITLQNLAQDLPPNLAVLVGTVEPNVKAHISGGKSLFNSIALLENGKVKQVFHKRLLPTYDVFDERRYFEEGLQANYFTLDDIHIGVTICEDLWNDEEFWGKRSYTVNPIADLAILGVDLTVNLSASPYTAGKQQFREIMLRHSAIRFQQPMIYANQVGGNDDLIFDGRSFALNRQGEIISRARGFDTDLLVVEFDEVQRDLQLGSVEPIYESEDEEIWQALVLGVRDYARKCRFSKVVLGLSGGIDSAIVAAIATAALGKENVLGVLMPSPYSSEHSISDAVALAENLGIKTNLLPIGELMQGFDRTLDNLFAGTEFGLAEENIQSRIRGNLLMAIANKFGYLLLSTGNKSEMAVGYCTLYGDMNGGLAVIADVPKTRVYSLCHWLNRHNEIIPQNVLTKAPSAELKPGQVDQDSLPPYEILDDILQRLIHNHQSAAQIVAAGHDAVIVDRVIQMVARAEFKRRQAPPGLKITDRAFGTGWRMPIASNWVGVKKAYQTKTTATPNLSLL
- a CDS encoding nicotinate phosphoribosyltransferase, with the translated sequence MTTLPDLDYVHKQQNQELNLSADDYSLLTDLYQLTMAACYTGEGIEQRRASFELSVRRLPEGFGYLIAMGLTQALEYLAKIRFSPSQIAALQATGIFAHAGDRFWSLLAEGKFTGDVWAVPEGTAVFANQPLLRVEAPLWQAQLVETYLLNTINYQTLIATKAARLRDVAGESATLLEFGTRRAFSPQGSLWAARAALAGGLDSTSNVLAALQLGQKPSGTMAHALVMALSAIEGTEEQAFSAFHRYFPGAPLLIDTYDTVAAAQRLAEKVNSGEMQLTGVRLDSGDLVTLSKQVRSLLPGVPIFASGDLDEWEIARLKAAGAEIDGYGLGTRLVTGSPVNGVYKLVDIDGIPVMKQSSGKVTYPGRKQIFRSFTGGKVKADRLGLLDESTLDEKPLLQLVVQKGERVQPLESLATIRQRTAASVASLPQQTRRLDHPVAVEVEISEGLRVLTEETKKRRRASGLPQATAKDAFAQRLVEKDAK